A genomic window from Lotus japonicus ecotype B-129 chromosome 1, LjGifu_v1.2 includes:
- the LOC130723955 gene encoding subtilisin-like protease SBT4.15 — protein MGELPAARTLHAMQENHHNLLTTTIGNKQLARQFKMHSYGKSFNGFVARLLPNEAEKLLEDDNVVSVFPNTRRKLHTTRSWDFLGMPLNVRRNPAMESNMVVGVLDTGIWVDCPSFNDTGYGPPPRRWKGTCMTGGNFTGCNNKVIGAKYFNLDKSSPPIENPSPVDYQGHGTHTASTAAGGTAAGASLYGVGEGTARGGVPSARVAMYKVCWSIGCSDMDMLAGFDEAIADGVNVISVSIGGPSRDFFTDPIAIGAFHAMSKGILTSCSAGNDGPRPTTVENVAPWILTVAASSIDRQFTTLVAFGDGKKVMGQSINTFAPRKRMYPLTSGVLAANRSGDGYGSPSGCDYGTLDKNLVEGRIVYCLGGTGSQDLTIKQLGGAGIIIGLQDKVEGSYTTVIPGSYVDANTEGKTIDLYINSTQNAQAVIFKTGSTQIPAPYLVSFSARGPQLITKNILKPDLAAPGLDILAAYSKLTTTTGYPDDPRHYVYNILSGTSMACPHATAAAAYVKSFHPDWSPAAIKSALMTTATPLKINDNFTELGSGSGQISPVSALHPGLLYDIGMNSYLSFLCKQGYNSTSIGILIGTRGFNCTTIKPAPGTDGLNYPSMHVQLLGASSRISAVFFRTVTNVGSANSTYKAKVTAPKGLTVKVVPDTLEFRQLHQDLSFKVVLNGPPMPDGTLLLSASLEWSDSKHSVRSPIVVFKPQY, from the exons ATGGGAGAACTACCAGCGGCAAGAACCCTGCATGCGATGCAAGAAAACCACCACAACTTGCTCACCACTACAATTGGAAA CAAGCAGTTAGCCAGACAGTTCAAAATGCATAGCTATGGAAAGAGCTTCAATGGATTCGTTGCAAGACTTTTGCCAAATGAAGCAGAGAAACTGCTAG AGGATGACAATGTGGTATCTGTGTTTCCTAATACACGCCGCAAATTACACACAACAAGGTCATGGGATTTTCTAGGAATGCCCTTAAATGTGAGGAGAAACCCTGCCATGGAAAGCAATATGGTTGTGGGTGTGTTAGACACAG gtatttgggttgactgcccCAGTTTCAATGATACAGGGTATGGGCCTCCCCCACGTAGATGGAAGGGTACATGTATGACAGGAGGCAACTTCACTGGCTGCAACAA CAAGGTGATCGGAGCAAAATACTTCAACCTCGACAAGAGCAGTCCACCGATAGAGAACCCAAGTCCGGTGGACTACCAGGGCCACGGCACTCACACGGCCTCCACAGCGGCAGGCGGAACAGCAGCGGGTGCAAGCCTGTACGGTGTCGGCGAAGGCACAGCACGTGGTGGCGTACCATCTGCGCGTGTTGCAATGTACAAGGTATGCTGGAGCATAGGGTGCAGTGACATGGACATGCTTGCTGGGTTCGACGAGGCCATAGCGGATGGCGTGAACGTGATATCAGTGTCGATTGGAGGTCCTTCACGTGACTTCTTCACTGACCCGATTGCGATTGGAGCATTCCACGCTATGAGCAAAGGGATTCTCACTTCTTGCTCTGCTGGGAATGATGGCCCTCGCCCTACCACCGTTGAGAATGTTGCTCCCTGGATTTTGACTGTTGCCGCTTCCTCCATTGATAGACAATTCACTACACTGGTAGcttttggagatggaaagaAAGTCATG GGACAATCCATTAATACATTCGCCCCTCGGAAAAGGATGTATCCTTTGACTAGTGGAGTTCTAGCTGCCAACCGTAGTGGGGATGGCTATGGCAGTCCGAG TGGTTGTGATTATGGGACTCTAGACAAGAACTTGGTGGAGGGAAGAATAGTGTACTGCCTTGGGGGAACGGGCAGCCAGGACCTGACCATTAAACAACTAGGGGGAGCAGGGATCATCATTGGCCTTCAAGACAAAGTAGAAGGCTCTTACACCACAGTAATTCCTGGATCATATGTTGATGCAAATACTGAGGGCAAAACCATAGATCTCTACATTAATTCCACACA GAATGCACAAGCAGTTATATTCAAGACAGGAAGCACACAAATCCCAGCTCCATATCTTGTTTCTTTTTCAGCAAGAGGTCCTCAACTCATCACCAAAAACATTCTCAAG CCTGACTTGGCTGCTCCAGGACTGGACATACTAGCTGCGTATTCCAAACTGACAACAACAACAGGGTACCCTGATGACCCTCGTCACTACGTTTATAACATACTCTCAGGAACCTCTATGGCATGTCCACATGCCACTGCAGCTGCTGCCTATGTCAAATCCTTCCACCCTGATTGGAGTCCTGCTGCAATTAAATCTGCCCTCATGACCACTG CAACTCCTTTGAAAATCAATGACAATTTCACGGAGCTGGGATCTGGGTCAGGACAGATTAGCCCAGTTAGTGCTTTGCATCCAGGCCTGCTCTATGACATTGGAATGAACTCCTACCTTTCCTTCTTGTGCAAGCAAGGCTACAACAGCACTAGCATAGGTATATTAATTGGCACAAGAGGTTTCAACTGCACAACCATTAAGCCTGCACCTGGCACAGATGGACTCAACTACCCCAGCATGCATGTCCAGCTCCTGGGTGCCAGTTCCAGAATTTCTGCAGTTTTTTTCAGGACTGTGACTAATGTAGGATCTGCAAATTCAACGTACAAGGCTAAAGTCACAGCACCCAAGGGTCTTACAGTGAAGGTCGTCCCGGATACATTGGAATTTAGACAGTTGCACCAAGACCTGTCATTCAAGGTTGTCCTGAACGGGCCTCCAATGCCAGATGGGACACTGTTATTATCTGCATCACTTGAATGGAGTGACTCTAAACACAGTGTTAGGAGTCCGATAGTAGTTTTTAAGCCACAATATTGA
- the LOC130730219 gene encoding uncharacterized protein LOC130730219 isoform X2, with protein MEHDDCLGPVKVEQDAELPTRTTTSHSSVRCSKSRRNLTEEEKEARRIRRVLANRESARQTIRRRQALSEELTRKAATLLMENENLKREKELALKEYQSLETTNKHLKAQIAKSINTEVQKTPVEQESSVAEVAPVYGNSPWFLYNHFPVTQLFWPSILQSPSPVQLQHTPFNSIAIPPNVYVPCSSESESHHKQNNLIDNRTQNPLYMFPCPWLHPLPEFGNGQSPPSTSLKDKLDKPPGKNCRTSLSLNTAANVDYQPAPPIKLKTEASGLTEARSVNGPVHATPSFSLDGGEQKSKCHIVEKFRRPALGCNGHASAVKQEPELQLHSAPNTKASSTASHTAASSLEREQEQFTSLGQNLVDAVAAGEARKRRKELTKLKSIHNLQSRMEC; from the exons ATGGAGCATGATGACTGTTTGGGACCTGTGAAGGTGGAGCAGGATGCTGAATTACCTACTAGGACTACTACAAGCCACTCTTCAGTTCGCTGTAGCAAGTCGAGGCGTAATTTGACTGAG GAGGAAAAAGAAGCGCGGAGGATACGCAGGGTGTTGGCAAATAGAGAGTCAGCTAGGCAAACAATTCGCCGTAGACAG GCTCTGAGTGAGGAGTTAACCAGAAAAGCTGCCACTTTACTTATGGAGAATGAAAACCTAAAGAGG GAGAAGGAGTTGGCTTTAAAAGAGTATCAGTCTTTGGAAACTACAAATAAGCACTTAAAGGCTCAA ATAGCCAAGTCAATAAACACTGAAGTGCAGAAAACTCCTGTTGAGCAGGAGTCATCTGTGGCTGAGGTAGCACCTGTGTATGGCAATAGTCCATGGTTTCTTTATAACCATTTTCCAGTTACACAGTTATTTTGGCCCTCCATCCTTCAGTCTCCTAGTCCAGTTCAATTACAACATACACCATTTAATTCGATTGCCATTCCACCAAATGTTTATGTGCCAtgttcttctgagtctgaatcaCATCACAAGCAAAATAACCTTATTGACAATCGAACGCAAAATCCATTGTACATGTTTCCATGTCCTTGGTTACACCCTCTCCCAGAATTTGGAAATGGACAGTCACCACCTTCCACTAGCTTGAAAGATAAACTTGATAAACCTCCTGGTAAAAATTGTCGTACTAGTTTATCATTAAATACAGCGGCAAACGTGGATTATCAACCAGCTCCACCTATCAAACTTAAAACAGAAGCTTCTGGCTTGACAGAAGCCAGATCAGTTAATGGCCCAGTACACGCAACTCCAAGTTTTTCTTTGGATGGAGGTGAGCAGAAATCAAAATGTCACATTGTAGAAAAGTTTAGACGACCGGCACTTGGTTGTAACGGTCATGCTTCTGCTGTCAAGCAAGAACCAGAGCTTCAGTTACATTCTGCTCCCAACACTAAGGCATCTTCAACAGCTTCTCATACTGCAGCTTCTTCACTGGAAAGGGAACAAGAACAGTTCACATCCCTAGGTCAAAATCTAGTGGATGCAGTTGCTGCAGGAGAGGCAAGAAAGAGGAGAAAGGAACTAACAAAGCTAAAAAGCATCCATAATCTCCAGTCCCGGATGGAGTGTTGA
- the LOC130730219 gene encoding uncharacterized protein LOC130730219 isoform X1, whose protein sequence is MSTSELARHVSLTHDLCASLLLSKTKPVNNLIASIYITHPLLTTLSLYVRFGSSLSLSLTMDVDSDKRSSSSFSFSSSPSSSPSCASEEEIEAAETLAHLALRHVDDKCCTTAANNAIRHSPTPHTLITPAGQGVAGQQQLDEKMEHDDCLGPVKVEQDAELPTRTTTSHSSVRCSKSRRNLTEEEKEARRIRRVLANRESARQTIRRRQALSEELTRKAATLLMENENLKREKELALKEYQSLETTNKHLKAQIAKSINTEVQKTPVEQESSVAEVAPVYGNSPWFLYNHFPVTQLFWPSILQSPSPVQLQHTPFNSIAIPPNVYVPCSSESESHHKQNNLIDNRTQNPLYMFPCPWLHPLPEFGNGQSPPSTSLKDKLDKPPGKNCRTSLSLNTAANVDYQPAPPIKLKTEASGLTEARSVNGPVHATPSFSLDGGEQKSKCHIVEKFRRPALGCNGHASAVKQEPELQLHSAPNTKASSTASHTAASSLEREQEQFTSLGQNLVDAVAAGEARKRRKELTKLKSIHNLQSRMEC, encoded by the exons ATGTCCACAAGTGAATTGGCACGACACGTGTCACTCACCCACGACCTGTGTGCTTCTCTTCTCTTGAGCAAAACCAAACCAGTCAATAATCTCATAGCATCAATATATATCACACACCCTCTCCTTACCACCCTTTCCCTCTATGTTCGGTTCggttcctctctctctctctctctcacgatGGACGTGGATTCAGATAAacgctcttcttcctctttctctttttcttcttctccttcttcttcgccGTCGTGTGCCTCGGAGGAGGAGATTGAGGCGGCGGAGACTCTTGCTCACTTGGCACTCCGCCATGTTGATGATAAATGTTGCACCACCGCTGCCAATAACGCCATACGTCACTCGCCGACTCCTCACACTCTTATCACCCCTGCG GGCCAAGGTGTTGCAGGTCAGCAGCAGCTAGATGAGAAGATGGAGCATGATGACTGTTTGGGACCTGTGAAGGTGGAGCAGGATGCTGAATTACCTACTAGGACTACTACAAGCCACTCTTCAGTTCGCTGTAGCAAGTCGAGGCGTAATTTGACTGAG GAGGAAAAAGAAGCGCGGAGGATACGCAGGGTGTTGGCAAATAGAGAGTCAGCTAGGCAAACAATTCGCCGTAGACAG GCTCTGAGTGAGGAGTTAACCAGAAAAGCTGCCACTTTACTTATGGAGAATGAAAACCTAAAGAGG GAGAAGGAGTTGGCTTTAAAAGAGTATCAGTCTTTGGAAACTACAAATAAGCACTTAAAGGCTCAA ATAGCCAAGTCAATAAACACTGAAGTGCAGAAAACTCCTGTTGAGCAGGAGTCATCTGTGGCTGAGGTAGCACCTGTGTATGGCAATAGTCCATGGTTTCTTTATAACCATTTTCCAGTTACACAGTTATTTTGGCCCTCCATCCTTCAGTCTCCTAGTCCAGTTCAATTACAACATACACCATTTAATTCGATTGCCATTCCACCAAATGTTTATGTGCCAtgttcttctgagtctgaatcaCATCACAAGCAAAATAACCTTATTGACAATCGAACGCAAAATCCATTGTACATGTTTCCATGTCCTTGGTTACACCCTCTCCCAGAATTTGGAAATGGACAGTCACCACCTTCCACTAGCTTGAAAGATAAACTTGATAAACCTCCTGGTAAAAATTGTCGTACTAGTTTATCATTAAATACAGCGGCAAACGTGGATTATCAACCAGCTCCACCTATCAAACTTAAAACAGAAGCTTCTGGCTTGACAGAAGCCAGATCAGTTAATGGCCCAGTACACGCAACTCCAAGTTTTTCTTTGGATGGAGGTGAGCAGAAATCAAAATGTCACATTGTAGAAAAGTTTAGACGACCGGCACTTGGTTGTAACGGTCATGCTTCTGCTGTCAAGCAAGAACCAGAGCTTCAGTTACATTCTGCTCCCAACACTAAGGCATCTTCAACAGCTTCTCATACTGCAGCTTCTTCACTGGAAAGGGAACAAGAACAGTTCACATCCCTAGGTCAAAATCTAGTGGATGCAGTTGCTGCAGGAGAGGCAAGAAAGAGGAGAAAGGAACTAACAAAGCTAAAAAGCATCCATAATCTCCAGTCCCGGATGGAGTGTTGA
- the LOC130730220 gene encoding 60S acidic ribosomal protein P2B-like: MKVIAAYLLAVLGGNTAPSADDLKSILSSVGADADDEKLSFLLSEVKGKDLAEVIASGREKLSSVPCGGGVAVAVSAAPGGGGGGAAPAAAESKKEEKVEEKEESDDDMGFSLFD; the protein is encoded by the exons ATGAAGGTGATCGCAGCCTACTTGCTCGCCGTGTTGGGAGGTAACACAGCCCCTTCTGCCGACGACTTGAAGAGCATCCTTAGCTCCG TTGGAGCTGATGCGGATGATGAGAAACTCAGTTTTCTCTTGTCTGAAGTGAAGGGTAAGGATCTCGCTGAGGTTATTGCCTCCGGTAGGGAGAAGTTATCCTCAGTTCCTTGCGGTGGTGGTGTTGCCGTTGCTGTGTCTGCTGCTCCgggaggtggcggtggtggtgctgcTCCAGCTGCAGCTGAATcgaagaaagaggaaaaggtggaggagaaggaggaatcAGATGAT GACATGGGTTTCAGTCTCTTTGATTAG
- the LOC130723965 gene encoding uncharacterized protein LOC130723965 — translation MNSSSASSSRTRSKTITAGGSARCQCGLPLIIYTAGTRHNSDRRFLRCRNWQLPHNCGFFFWIDDPYEGRDAVQGRDAVEGHAMSYNSEIGNSNSVNVNVVSDLNKKIKKLKMKLEVERFQKKLSCFFTLVAVTVSIWCFCMRKG, via the exons ATGAATTCTTCATCTGCTTCTTCATCTCGCACAAGGTCGAAGACAATCACTGCAGGTGGAAGTGCTAGATGTCAATGTGGTCTTCCTCTGATCATTTACACTGCTGGTACTCGACATAACTCGGATAGGAGATTTCTCAGATGCAGAAATTGGCAA CTTCCACATAATTGTGGTTTCTTTTTTTGGATTGATGATCCATATGAGGGAAGAGATGCAGTTCAGGGAAGAGATGCAGTTGAAGGTCATGCAATGAGTTATAATTCTGAGATTGGGAATTCAAACTCTGTTAATGTTAATGTTGTTTCTGATTTGAACAAAAAGATTAAGAAGCTCAAGATGAAGCTTGAAGTTGAAAGATTCCAGAAGAAGCTCTCATGTTTCTTTACTCTGGTTGCTGTGACAGTATCAATATGGTGTTTCTGTATGAGAAAGGGTTGA